The Dehalococcoidia bacterium genome contains a region encoding:
- a CDS encoding electron transfer flavoprotein subunit beta/FixA family protein, whose amino-acid sequence MALNIVCCVKQVPDPETPASAFRVDEGAKKVVPAPGIAPVISQFDAIAVEAALRIKDAKGEGKITVLSLGPDSARDVIKHGLAMGADEGVLLNDQALFDGDPFATATALTAAIKKIGDVNLVLCGRQAVDWDFGVTGLAIAEILGWPAISITKSVTVTDGTVRAERVLGDAFETVEVPLPAVVTVSNELGEPRYPKLPQIMAAARKQVTVWTAADLGLSPDQAGRSGSRLNLERLFIPQVKSQCEFIEGDTPEEMAKNLARKLREAKLI is encoded by the coding sequence ATGGCTCTCAACATCGTTTGCTGCGTAAAGCAGGTGCCCGACCCCGAGACACCCGCGAGCGCCTTCAGGGTGGATGAAGGCGCGAAGAAGGTAGTGCCCGCCCCGGGCATTGCCCCGGTGATCAGCCAGTTCGACGCCATCGCCGTCGAGGCGGCGCTCCGGATCAAGGACGCCAAGGGCGAAGGCAAGATCACCGTCCTCAGCCTTGGTCCCGATAGCGCCCGCGACGTGATCAAGCATGGCCTGGCCATGGGGGCGGACGAGGGCGTCCTCCTGAACGACCAGGCCCTGTTCGATGGCGACCCCTTCGCTACGGCGACCGCACTCACGGCCGCCATCAAGAAGATCGGCGACGTGAACCTCGTCCTCTGCGGCCGCCAGGCGGTCGACTGGGACTTCGGCGTCACCGGCCTGGCCATCGCCGAAATCCTGGGCTGGCCGGCGATCTCGATCACGAAGAGCGTTACCGTGACCGACGGCACTGTCCGCGCCGAGCGCGTCCTGGGAGACGCCTTCGAGACGGTCGAAGTCCCGCTCCCGGCCGTCGTGACCGTAAGCAACGAGCTCGGTGAACCGCGCTACCCGAAACTGCCGCAGATCATGGCCGCGGCCCGCAAGCAGGTTACCGTCTGGACGGCCGCAGACCTCGGCCTCAGCCCTGACCAGGCCGGCAGGAGTGGCTCCCGCCTGAATCTGGAGCGGCTGTTCATCCCCCAGGTGAAGAGCCAGTGCGAGTTCATAGAAGGGGACACGCCCGAGGAAATGGCCAAGAACCTGGCCCGCAAGTTGCGCGAGGCGAAGCTGATCTAA
- a CDS encoding electron transfer flavoprotein subunit alpha/FixB family protein, which translates to MSGILVLAEHKNGELIGLSTEILGAARRLADQLGEKVVALSLGSGAGEAARKAITYGADSALTVENPALDEYSGDAWVAALLAAHKEVEPSIVLMGQTMVGRDLAPRYAVRAGTGVAMDCIDLSIEGGKLVMTRPVFGGNAHASYTSKTSPAVATVRAKSQEPLEPDPSRSGEVKAISVDVSSRSKVVGREEVKAEGIRLEDAKVVVSGGRGLGGPEGFEQLHQLAEVLGGAVGASRAVVDLGWVPVSLQVGLTGKVVTPDLYIAVGISGASQHVAGITGVKNVVAINKDKDADIFKISRYGAVVDWKPFMAAFLEECKRLKA; encoded by the coding sequence ATGTCCGGAATACTGGTACTTGCGGAGCACAAGAACGGCGAACTGATAGGCCTGAGCACCGAGATCCTCGGCGCCGCCCGACGCCTGGCCGATCAGCTGGGCGAGAAAGTGGTCGCCCTGAGCCTGGGCAGCGGCGCCGGCGAGGCCGCCAGGAAGGCCATCACCTATGGCGCCGACTCGGCCCTCACCGTCGAGAACCCGGCGCTGGACGAGTACAGCGGCGACGCCTGGGTGGCGGCGCTCCTCGCCGCCCACAAGGAAGTCGAACCGTCCATCGTGCTCATGGGCCAGACGATGGTCGGACGCGACCTCGCCCCCCGCTACGCCGTGCGGGCAGGCACGGGCGTGGCGATGGACTGCATCGACCTCTCGATCGAGGGCGGGAAGCTGGTCATGACCCGGCCGGTGTTCGGCGGCAATGCCCACGCTTCCTACACCAGCAAGACTTCCCCCGCGGTCGCCACCGTGCGCGCGAAGTCGCAGGAGCCACTGGAGCCGGACCCGTCCCGCAGTGGTGAGGTGAAGGCGATCTCGGTCGACGTCTCGAGCCGCTCGAAGGTTGTCGGGCGCGAGGAGGTCAAGGCGGAGGGCATCCGCCTCGAGGACGCGAAGGTAGTGGTCTCCGGCGGCCGCGGGCTCGGCGGGCCCGAGGGCTTCGAGCAGCTGCACCAACTGGCGGAGGTCCTGGGCGGCGCTGTGGGCGCCAGCCGCGCCGTGGTCGACCTCGGCTGGGTGCCGGTCTCGCTCCAGGTCGGGCTGACGGGCAAGGTCGTGACGCCAGACCTCTACATCGCTGTCGGCATCTCGGGCGCAAGCCAGCACGTCGCCGGCATTACGGGTGTGAAGAACGTCGTCGCCATCAACAAGGACAAGGACGCGGACATCTTCAAGATCTCCCGCTACGGCGCCGTGGTCGACTGGAAGCCGTTCATGGCCGCGTTCCTGGAGGAGTGCAAGCGCCTCAAAGCCTAG